From the genome of Acropora palmata chromosome 8, jaAcrPala1.3, whole genome shotgun sequence:
CATCATCAGGATGTCTAAAATTTTTGAGACACTGCCCTTGTCAGTATGCTTTGTCATGCTTATCATATCTTATGTAACTTCTGCCTGACATAAATTTCGCACCTAATAATTTTAGATTATGAAATCTCAATAATACATTAGTTCCTGTTTAACTCTTGCCaattaaaatagttttttttgtgGCTTTGATTgatgtaaatttaaaaagccTATTAACCGTAGTTCATTCCTTTGCTAGACGAGTTCTCAGAAAATGCAACAAGTCAAAAATGAGACTGTTGAAACAGGATATTGAACTTCTTTGCAATCAGGTGGAGAAAACAGGTATTAACATTCAACTGCTAATAAAATGAATGGTGTGCTTTGGTGAATATGTGCACTTGTTCTTAAATGATGcatgtaataataacaataataattattacaattcaTTCCCTGCAGATGGTGAAAATTCCATTCAGGAGGAAACTGGTTCCCCACGAAGGTATGTACAGTTGTCGCACCGGAAAGGGCTATTTGAAGTGAGATCTATTAATCTCACTCATAAGGAAACGATTCAATaggtaaagaaaataatttttttgttgtgagGTCAAAACAACTCTGCATGAAAAGAGCTTGCACAAAAGTAATTGAAATTTAACTAAttagaatttgtttttcttttcagcaaTATTAGCAAAAGTGATAAGCAAAAAGATGATGCTTTTActgttttgaaacaaagacaaaccaCAGAACCAGATTGTAATGATAGAGTTTCAGCAACTGTAGATGAACAGTTATTTGATGGCTGGGATACAGATGAAGACACTGTTTTAAGCCAGGTGGAAATTCCTTGCTTCAACAACAATGTCCCTGAAACACAAATTCTGACCAATACACAGTTGCTCCACACTGCAAGTCATACTCTGTACAAAAATAGTAATGTGAAACCAAAAGCATTTGACTCTAAGGACCAAAGtatggaaaaacaaattgatgaAAATGACAGTATTGTAACAGAGAGCTGGGATTTTGTGGATGATTTTGGAAACGGTGATGATGAGGACATTCTTGAGAGTGCTTTGGATGAGTTTGAAAAGTCACAACAAGTCAGTGTTCCAGATATTCGAAGGGTTCCACTTTTGCATGTGAAATCAGAGTTAAGCCACAGTGATATAAAAACAGACGTATGCAACAGCATAATCCCAGTATCGAGGTTACAAAATTCAAACAGTGGGTGTCAAGTTAAAAGGTTGCAGGATACCTCGTCCACACTTCAAAGAAATTCATATGCCAAGTGTCAAACTACTGCAGCCAAaactaatttttctttcattccaCGCTCTATGTATGAAAATACAATGAATGCAGCATCAACTTTAGTCAGGCATTCTGAAGTCAGGGATACAAGAGCTTTAGCATCATCCAATAATAAAGTGCAGAGGAATAGCAATTCTCAAGGAATTGTTAACAAACCACAGGAGAATTTATCTGCCAAACAAAAAACTGCTAAAGGTAAGTACAGCCCAGTCAAAGCATTTTGCTTCATGGCAGACAATCTGTATCGTGTATATACAATCTAATCTTGCAAAGATGTAGTATGAAGAAATTTCCCCttccattaaaaaaatacataatttAATTGTCATCTATTGACATTGCAACCAGAACTGTCTTCTTTACTCTAAAGAGAAAAGATTGCAGCTCAAAGATGTATGGTTTTTGCAAGTCTGTGACTTATTACAAACACAGTACCTACCATGAAACTATTTCAATCACTGTAATTACTAGTACTTCCATcccaataaaaataataattactttaatAGCAGTGTTCTTCTTTTCAGACAGTAAAATTTACTGTCTCTAACATCACTTATTAATGCCCTAGATGGCCCAGAATTGTTAAAAATTCAActggtaaagaaaaaaaaatgtacattcAGTGGACTGAAATAATGCAAATTGCTAAGTCCATATAATGGACTGAGCAAACATAACAAGCGATGAGGCCTTTAAGTGCTCTAgtagtttgaaaaactcttttgcCTGTTGTGCCGACAAAGAGGGAGAACACTGCAATAATGGGGTTAAGTTAATCCCTCATGCCAAATTTTGTTACAATATTATCTTAGACCCTGAAAATCAGTCCTCCAAATGTTTGATCTTTTGTCACATGTCTCAATACTAATATACACAGTCTgatacaaacattttaaattaCTCACATACTATCGTCAACCATAGTgatttttgattttgcttgttGTTGGCAAGCTGTGACTGTTATAGCAAAAACAGTGCTTTTCTAAGGTGCTCCATAAATAGACAAAGAGGggtttaaaaaagaaaatggtgaGTGATTGCTTTGTTATGATTGTTATTTGATTAATTTCCAGGAGGAACTAAACCGTTCCAGTGCTCAAAGGAAGAGATTGAACGGAAAAAGATGGAGGCACTAAACCGTCGCAAACAGAAAATGTCTCAAAGTCAACAGAACAATCAGAATAGTAGAATATAGAAATCCAGATATTGATGACAGTAATAGTATTGTTCGGTGGTTTTGATCAAAACGTGAAGATGTTAACTTGCACACAGTTATGTTGACATGTTCTCCTTGTAG
Proteins encoded in this window:
- the LOC141890312 gene encoding uncharacterized protein LOC141890312, which codes for MNITECFQMRKRRSVDKTPGRSREDGRGTSVSPIGRKLHTPCHPSRTSCNTSFFDQSLDIVWDNNSPSPARTLSLGKRKKHYGSDSSSSGGEISDLVQKLADKSGQTPESKHPMLAFWMSREGNATSQKMNGNGTVTGISATTQKNQEFQTPSRRPRRVLRKCNKSKMRLLKQDIELLCNQVEKTDGENSIQEETGSPRSNISKSDKQKDDAFTVLKQRQTTEPDCNDRVSATVDEQLFDGWDTDEDTVLSQVEIPCFNNNVPETQILTNTQLLHTASHTLYKNSNVKPKAFDSKDQSMEKQIDENDSIVTESWDFVDDFGNGDDEDILESALDEFEKSQQVSVPDIRRVPLLHVKSELSHSDIKTDVCNSIIPVSRLQNSNSGCQVKRLQDTSSTLQRNSYAKCQTTAAKTNFSFIPRSMYENTMNAASTLVRHSEVRDTRALASSNNKVQRNSNSQGIVNKPQENLSAKQKTAKGGTKPFQCSKEEIERKKMEALNRRKQKMSQSQQNNQNSRI